One window of the Devosia sp. 2618 genome contains the following:
- a CDS encoding sugar phosphate isomerase/epimerase family protein yields MKFGASSWPFQWDPPYEDCIRRVAGLGFKSIELIGWNKTYLTEYYTPTKIKELKACLQSEGIAISQFVSTPHDLSSADAGKRAAAVEHWKRTVEVGAELGSELINMVSCHPFAMKDAVEIPRITTKPLVQTFATRGVPRNVDWDKNYNDYVESLKKCAQHCADAGVTLTIEPHPARYLANTDGALRLLEHVGSSAMGINFDPSHTFPVGDFPDIAVYRLGKHIKHLHVSDNDGVTNVHWRPGEGKIDWLAMFQALKDVGYDGTISMELEDVPGVSRGPNSDSPGVYRNITATDEFVAETVAGANYLKDICKQVGITVE; encoded by the coding sequence ATGAAATTTGGCGCTTCGTCCTGGCCGTTCCAGTGGGATCCACCGTACGAGGACTGCATCAGGCGCGTAGCGGGCCTTGGCTTTAAGTCGATCGAGCTGATCGGCTGGAACAAGACCTATCTTACGGAATACTACACGCCGACCAAGATCAAGGAACTCAAGGCCTGCCTGCAGAGCGAAGGCATTGCCATCTCGCAGTTCGTCTCGACGCCACACGATCTCTCCAGCGCCGACGCCGGCAAGCGCGCCGCGGCCGTTGAGCATTGGAAGCGTACCGTTGAAGTTGGCGCTGAACTTGGTTCGGAGCTGATCAACATGGTCTCCTGCCACCCCTTCGCCATGAAGGACGCGGTGGAAATTCCACGCATCACCACAAAGCCACTGGTGCAGACGTTCGCCACCCGGGGCGTGCCGCGTAATGTCGACTGGGACAAGAACTACAACGACTATGTCGAGTCCCTGAAGAAGTGTGCGCAGCATTGCGCCGACGCTGGCGTAACCCTGACAATTGAACCACATCCTGCTCGCTATCTGGCGAACACCGACGGCGCGCTGCGTCTGCTTGAGCATGTCGGTTCGTCGGCGATGGGCATCAACTTCGACCCAAGTCACACGTTCCCGGTCGGCGATTTCCCTGACATTGCGGTCTATCGTCTCGGCAAGCACATCAAGCACCTGCACGTCTCCGACAACGATGGCGTGACCAACGTTCACTGGCGCCCAGGTGAAGGCAAGATCGATTGGCTGGCTATGTTCCAGGCGCTCAAGGACGTCGGCTATGACGGCACCATTTCGATGGAGCTCGAAGACGTACCTGGCGTTTCGCGCGGTCCAAACAGCGACTCGCCAGGCGTTTATCGCAACATCACCGCCACCGACGAGTTTGTCGCTGAGACGGTTGCTGGCGCCAATTACCTCAAGGACATCTGCAAGCAGGTCGGCATCACCGTCGAGTGA
- a CDS encoding carbohydrate ABC transporter permease yields MADVVMTNMGDVTPTRSGWFNRKVVGLLLAYVALLFAMVVILFPLLWMFLSSFKGQSELFARDMTLLPNVWTWENYVNVWFNTPFPLYFWNSFYIAGLTTLFTVFVAIYAAYAIARLEFKGRKAFGLMLLITQMFPHIMLVLPLFAIIKALGLFNTHIALIIAYTAFSLPFSIWMLRSFFAAIPTELEDAAAVDGASLMSTLHKVILPLVGPGIAAVAMYTFIQAWNEFLFALVFLQSQSLRTLPLGLASFQEEFTLRWDLMMAGGSIVSLPVLIFFLFMQRFIVQGLLGGAVKG; encoded by the coding sequence ATGGCTGACGTTGTCATGACGAACATGGGTGACGTCACCCCAACCCGCTCTGGCTGGTTCAATCGCAAAGTCGTCGGCCTGCTGCTGGCCTATGTGGCGCTGCTATTCGCCATGGTGGTGATCCTCTTTCCCTTGCTGTGGATGTTCCTGTCCTCGTTCAAGGGACAGAGTGAGCTGTTTGCCCGCGACATGACGCTCTTGCCCAATGTCTGGACCTGGGAAAACTACGTCAACGTCTGGTTCAATACGCCGTTTCCGCTCTACTTCTGGAACAGCTTCTATATCGCCGGATTGACGACGCTTTTTACGGTCTTTGTCGCGATCTACGCCGCCTACGCCATCGCCCGGCTTGAGTTCAAAGGCCGCAAGGCTTTCGGCCTGATGCTGCTGATTACCCAGATGTTCCCGCACATCATGCTGGTGCTGCCGCTGTTTGCGATCATCAAGGCGCTGGGCCTATTCAACACGCACATTGCCCTCATCATCGCCTACACCGCGTTCTCCTTGCCCTTCTCGATCTGGATGCTGCGCAGCTTTTTTGCGGCCATTCCGACTGAGCTCGAAGACGCGGCTGCCGTCGATGGGGCGTCCCTGATGTCGACGCTGCACAAGGTGATCTTGCCCCTCGTCGGGCCGGGCATCGCAGCCGTGGCAATGTACACCTTCATCCAGGCTTGGAACGAGTTCCTGTTCGCCCTGGTGTTCTTGCAGTCCCAATCGCTTCGCACGCTGCCGCTCGGTCTGGCCAGTTTCCAGGAAGAGTTCACGCTGCGGTGGGACTTGATGATGGCCGGCGGTTCGATCGTGTCGCTGCCCGTCCTGATCTTCTTCCTCTTCATGCAGCGCTTCATCGTGCAGGGGCTGCTCGGAGGCGCCGTCAAAGGCTGA
- a CDS encoding sugar ABC transporter permease has translation MLQKQRARFGYLLVLPALLLVTLLNVVPLIQALILSVQSQNLIRPNPTAFVGARHYLRALTSDPEFWSSTIHTFQWTIGSVVIAYIISLGLALLLNMEIRGRAFLRAMFLIPWVVPNVVTALLWKWFYNGQFGVANFVLMKLGIISEPIQWLSTPEAAMPSVIAVQVWKLYPLMTVVLLAALQNVPKEVLEASRVDGANPIQRFFYVTFNFIRPQSMIIVLISAIWTFQSFDIVYLLTGGGPGGATQTLAIMVYTKAFWATQLGYASAIGVLMMVLLVSLGLAQQALEVFFLKRAGKNG, from the coding sequence GTGCTTCAGAAGCAGCGCGCCCGTTTTGGCTATCTTTTGGTTCTGCCTGCCTTGCTGCTGGTGACGCTACTCAACGTAGTGCCCCTCATTCAGGCGCTGATCCTGAGTGTCCAAAGCCAGAACCTGATCAGACCAAACCCAACAGCATTCGTCGGTGCTCGCCACTACCTCAGGGCGCTGACCAGCGATCCAGAATTCTGGAGCTCAACGATCCACACCTTCCAGTGGACCATTGGCTCGGTCGTCATCGCCTACATAATTTCGCTCGGCCTGGCGCTGCTTCTGAACATGGAAATTCGGGGACGTGCGTTCCTGCGTGCGATGTTCCTGATTCCATGGGTGGTCCCCAACGTGGTGACGGCGCTGCTGTGGAAGTGGTTCTACAACGGTCAGTTTGGCGTGGCGAACTTCGTGCTCATGAAGTTGGGCATCATCAGCGAACCCATTCAGTGGCTCTCGACGCCTGAGGCCGCAATGCCATCGGTTATCGCGGTGCAGGTCTGGAAACTCTATCCACTGATGACGGTGGTGCTTCTGGCCGCCCTGCAAAACGTGCCCAAAGAGGTGCTCGAAGCGTCCCGCGTCGACGGCGCGAACCCCATCCAGCGCTTCTTCTATGTGACGTTCAACTTCATCCGCCCCCAAAGCATGATCATCGTTCTGATCAGCGCCATCTGGACCTTCCAGAGCTTTGACATCGTCTATCTGCTGACCGGCGGTGGACCGGGCGGCGCCACGCAGACCTTGGCTATCATGGTCTACACCAAGGCATTCTGGGCCACGCAGCTCGGCTACGCCTCTGCCATCGGCGTCCTGATGATGGTGCTGCTGGTCTCTCTGGGTCTGGCTCAACAGGCGCTCGAAGTGTTTTTCTTAAAGAGGGCTGGTAAAAATGGCTGA
- a CDS encoding sugar ABC transporter substrate-binding protein, producing the protein MSDLKLTRRQSLVLGAGALFALGTRGAFSQDATTLTFWSVRLNTPELQAALLPILAQFEAEHPGIKVVNEPVSGNLVYPKFLTAVQGQLMPDVAEAYSYHPLQFAALGQMAEMDDLIKSWETSGRLKDVVNEFAYKKFFWNDHYWGVPYNLDPRAIYYRKDLLEAKGIKPPTNWDEFQAAAIALNDPANGVYGLSFPAGNFHITQHFFMGFMFQAGGSILDKDGNLVFGTTARDANIRALTYLTDFATKHKVTPEGIGSWDTPDAHTFFQQGRAAFGMGTGVLIGEIQRGNPDLIDKIGILETLQGPAAKLTAGFFNPMFVWNYSPAKEAAMTFVDWFTQPGRLEPLYAANPGGLWPIFKSEFDSELTRSQPLMQEMLAKVIPYTTDFAYPGTGVPEMGVIDGEKMFAAPVNEVVIGQKTPAQAIDDAQAKMAALWEE; encoded by the coding sequence ATGTCTGACCTGAAATTAACAAGGCGTCAGAGTCTTGTGCTAGGCGCTGGTGCGCTTTTTGCACTGGGGACCCGCGGCGCATTTTCGCAGGATGCAACCACTCTGACGTTCTGGTCAGTGCGGTTGAATACGCCGGAATTGCAGGCCGCGCTGTTGCCAATTCTTGCGCAGTTCGAGGCTGAACATCCTGGCATCAAGGTTGTGAACGAGCCGGTTTCTGGCAACTTGGTCTACCCCAAGTTCCTCACCGCGGTGCAGGGGCAGTTGATGCCCGACGTGGCCGAGGCATACTCCTATCATCCGCTGCAGTTCGCGGCTCTGGGCCAGATGGCCGAGATGGATGACCTGATCAAGTCTTGGGAGACCAGCGGTCGCCTTAAAGACGTCGTCAACGAATTCGCCTACAAGAAATTCTTCTGGAACGACCACTATTGGGGCGTGCCCTACAATCTCGATCCACGCGCGATTTACTACCGCAAGGATCTGCTTGAAGCCAAGGGCATCAAGCCGCCAACCAACTGGGACGAATTCCAGGCAGCGGCCATTGCGCTCAATGATCCGGCAAACGGCGTCTATGGTCTGTCGTTCCCGGCCGGCAACTTCCACATTACCCAGCACTTCTTTATGGGCTTCATGTTCCAGGCCGGTGGTTCCATTCTCGACAAGGATGGCAACCTGGTGTTCGGCACCACGGCACGCGACGCCAATATCCGCGCTCTGACATATCTCACCGACTTCGCCACGAAGCACAAAGTGACGCCCGAGGGCATCGGCTCCTGGGATACCCCAGATGCGCACACGTTCTTCCAGCAGGGGCGGGCAGCATTCGGCATGGGCACTGGCGTCCTGATCGGCGAAATCCAGCGCGGCAACCCGGATCTGATCGACAAAATCGGTATTCTGGAAACCTTGCAGGGCCCTGCAGCCAAGCTGACCGCTGGCTTCTTCAACCCGATGTTCGTGTGGAACTATAGCCCGGCCAAGGAAGCGGCGATGACCTTTGTTGACTGGTTCACCCAGCCAGGTCGTCTCGAGCCACTCTATGCCGCCAACCCAGGTGGGCTGTGGCCGATCTTCAAGTCGGAGTTCGACTCGGAACTGACGCGGTCACAGCCGCTGATGCAGGAAATGCTGGCCAAGGTTATCCCCTACACCACCGACTTCGCCTACCCAGGAACAGGTGTTCCCGAAATGGGCGTGATCGACGGCGAGAAGATGTTCGCCGCCCCCGTCAACGAAGTGGTCATCGGCCAGAAGACACCTGCCCAGGCTATCGACGACGCGCAGGCCAAAATGGCCGCCCTCTGGGAAGAATAG
- a CDS encoding LysR family transcriptional regulator, which translates to MELKQLRAFVEVAEQLHFGLAAEHLHLTQSQVSRRISQLEESLDLQLLERSSRVVKLTDVGQAFLSEAVSVLAAAENAKQRAFSRARGRRGTLRISANDAAMIGNLNPVLRAFYRKYPDVHFAFQAGVDDSLGRIELLTNDLVDVVFCHPPAARYIANLERIDIVRDPLIAVLPGHHRLANVGTIDLAELANEPWVMFPREGDPPIYDRIMALCERSGFTPKVVLETGRMLARLGIVAGGIGVNLVHSAWRNMPYPGVAYVSVEPTDDVVVSCFWRRGDNNSLLRNLVEIVRMHAV; encoded by the coding sequence ATGGAACTCAAGCAATTGCGGGCTTTTGTAGAGGTGGCTGAACAGTTGCATTTCGGCTTGGCTGCCGAACACCTGCATCTGACCCAGTCACAGGTGAGCCGGCGCATTTCGCAGCTGGAAGAAAGCCTTGATTTGCAACTTTTGGAACGCTCAAGCCGCGTCGTGAAGTTGACTGACGTCGGTCAGGCATTTTTGTCCGAAGCGGTGTCGGTGCTCGCGGCGGCAGAGAATGCAAAGCAGCGCGCTTTCTCCCGTGCGAGGGGCCGAAGAGGCACACTCAGAATTAGCGCCAACGACGCTGCAATGATCGGCAACCTGAACCCCGTGTTGCGGGCATTCTATCGGAAATATCCCGACGTCCATTTCGCGTTTCAGGCCGGTGTCGACGACAGTTTGGGCAGGATAGAACTGCTCACCAATGACCTGGTTGATGTCGTATTCTGTCACCCGCCCGCAGCCCGCTACATTGCCAACCTTGAGCGAATTGACATCGTTCGCGACCCGTTGATCGCCGTACTGCCTGGCCACCACCGACTGGCCAATGTCGGAACGATCGATCTGGCGGAACTGGCCAACGAGCCGTGGGTCATGTTCCCTCGTGAAGGCGACCCCCCGATTTACGACCGCATCATGGCCCTGTGCGAGCGGTCCGGCTTCACGCCAAAAGTGGTGCTTGAAACCGGCCGCATGCTCGCCCGCCTTGGCATTGTCGCTGGTGGTATCGGCGTCAATCTCGTGCACTCCGCGTGGCGCAACATGCCCTATCCAGGCGTTGCCTATGTTTCCGTCGAGCCGACGGACGATGTTGTCGTTTCGTGCTTCTGGCGTCGGGGAGACAACAATTCGCTGCTACGAAATCTCGTTGAAATCGTTCGCATGCACGCCGTGTAA
- a CDS encoding TIM barrel protein gives MAKFSANLGFLWPELPLPQRIDAAARAGFSAVELHSPYDYEPEVIGQRCRDAGVKLLGINTQIGAIDRGCAAVPGRGEEARAQFDQALDFVTKAGGTAVHFLAGFVPPDQHSAGKAQFAQSLGYAAPLARAQGITILLETMNKRDMPDYFYDSIEETRECADTAGGDVVKLMFDCYHIGILQGDVTTRLRNLMPAIGHVQIAAVPSRAEPDEGELNYSHILNELDALGYGGWVGCEYRPRTTTDAGLTWLKNLGVQLTTQTSTH, from the coding sequence ATGGCAAAATTCTCTGCAAATCTTGGTTTCTTGTGGCCAGAACTGCCCTTGCCGCAGCGTATCGACGCTGCGGCGCGTGCTGGGTTTTCTGCTGTCGAGTTGCACTCTCCCTACGACTACGAGCCTGAGGTCATCGGCCAGCGGTGCCGCGATGCCGGGGTGAAGTTGCTTGGGATCAACACGCAAATTGGTGCAATCGATCGGGGCTGCGCCGCTGTTCCGGGTCGTGGGGAAGAGGCGCGCGCGCAGTTCGACCAGGCGCTCGACTTTGTCACCAAAGCAGGCGGCACTGCTGTCCACTTCCTGGCCGGTTTTGTGCCTCCGGATCAGCATAGCGCAGGCAAGGCGCAATTCGCTCAGTCACTGGGCTACGCAGCACCGCTAGCGCGAGCCCAAGGCATAACCATCCTGCTTGAGACGATGAACAAGCGCGACATGCCTGACTATTTCTACGACAGCATCGAGGAAACGCGCGAATGCGCCGATACCGCCGGGGGCGACGTCGTGAAGCTGATGTTCGATTGCTACCACATCGGCATTCTGCAAGGCGATGTCACAACCCGACTGCGAAACCTCATGCCGGCCATCGGGCACGTCCAGATTGCCGCTGTCCCCTCCCGTGCCGAACCGGACGAAGGGGAGCTCAACTATTCCCACATCCTCAATGAGCTCGACGCCCTGGGTTACGGCGGCTGGGTCGGATGTGAATACAGACCACGAACCACAACAGATGCGGGCCTTACATGGCTCAAGAATCTGGGCGTTCAACTCACCACACAAACCTCAACACACTAG
- a CDS encoding GMC oxidoreductase — protein sequence MQHFDVIIIGSGPTGSAYARTILDSAPTTRVLMVESGPIVTNPPGYHFSNITDDLERTSAQLGSQGPNRGKAYPPMSEDERAARLRGEPDVTMLRRPGLFVVDSEFQGKTFPAGHAASNVGGMGAQWFGACPAPSADERIGIIAPAELDRLLDKSRRLLRVSNTQFPDSPIAKPLESILNGLFSAGRSDDRKAQPMPMALVREGARIQRTGTDVILGTLGTAAPENFELRPETTCLQILMENGRATGVELVGEDRKPYRVTGDYVVAAADSLHTPQLLFASGIRPASLGHYLNEHPQVSALAIFDRLGHVGAGASTPDRAGGILADRSVTSLMTSGVTWLPYNGEQFPFHVQITQADPESLSPEDRAEAGDKPVLSISFFLASDIIFNNAIHFSESAKDWLGRPKMTIQYDFTARDLERIELAKMTWQQIAQAVGRPLPGHAPRMPPNGSSLHYQGTMRMGAANDGGSVCDTHCRVWDTDNLYIAGNGLIPTETAGNPTMISVALAIRGAESIVDQIAAAHTAQSRAAAR from the coding sequence ATGCAACATTTCGATGTCATCATCATTGGCAGTGGTCCGACGGGCAGCGCCTATGCGCGCACAATTCTGGACAGCGCTCCGACGACGCGCGTGCTGATGGTGGAGTCCGGTCCCATCGTGACCAACCCGCCGGGCTATCACTTCTCCAACATTACGGACGATCTGGAGCGCACGTCGGCACAGCTTGGATCGCAGGGGCCGAACCGCGGCAAGGCCTATCCACCCATGAGTGAGGACGAACGCGCGGCACGTCTCCGAGGTGAGCCGGATGTCACGATGCTTCGACGCCCGGGCCTGTTCGTCGTCGATAGCGAGTTCCAGGGCAAGACCTTCCCGGCAGGACATGCCGCGAGCAATGTGGGCGGCATGGGAGCCCAGTGGTTTGGCGCCTGCCCTGCCCCATCGGCCGACGAACGCATCGGGATTATCGCGCCTGCCGAACTGGACCGATTGCTCGACAAGTCCCGACGCCTGTTGCGCGTGTCGAATACCCAGTTTCCTGACTCGCCCATCGCAAAACCCCTTGAGAGCATTTTGAACGGGCTGTTTTCAGCGGGGCGGTCAGACGATCGCAAGGCGCAGCCAATGCCAATGGCTCTGGTTCGCGAGGGAGCCCGGATCCAGCGCACCGGCACCGATGTGATCCTCGGCACGCTCGGGACTGCTGCGCCAGAGAATTTTGAACTTCGACCCGAAACGACATGCCTGCAGATCCTGATGGAAAACGGCCGCGCGACGGGCGTGGAATTGGTCGGCGAGGATAGGAAGCCCTATCGCGTCACCGGCGACTATGTCGTCGCGGCCGCAGATTCCCTTCACACGCCCCAGTTGCTGTTTGCCTCGGGTATCCGTCCAGCCTCTTTGGGTCATTACCTCAACGAGCATCCACAAGTGTCGGCTCTGGCGATTTTCGACAGACTTGGCCACGTCGGCGCTGGCGCCAGCACGCCCGACCGCGCAGGCGGCATTCTGGCTGATCGGTCGGTCACATCGCTGATGACCAGCGGCGTGACGTGGCTGCCCTACAATGGCGAGCAATTCCCTTTCCACGTCCAGATCACGCAGGCCGATCCGGAGTCGCTCAGCCCAGAAGATCGGGCGGAGGCGGGTGACAAACCCGTGCTGTCGATCTCGTTCTTCCTCGCCTCGGACATCATCTTCAACAACGCCATTCACTTTAGCGAAAGCGCCAAGGACTGGCTCGGTCGTCCAAAGATGACCATCCAGTACGATTTCACCGCACGTGACCTCGAGCGGATCGAACTGGCAAAAATGACGTGGCAGCAAATCGCCCAAGCTGTCGGACGCCCCCTGCCTGGCCACGCGCCGCGCATGCCGCCCAATGGCAGCTCTCTGCACTACCAAGGCACGATGCGGATGGGTGCTGCCAATGACGGTGGATCGGTATGCGACACCCATTGTCGCGTCTGGGACACCGACAATCTTTACATCGCAGGCAATGGCCTCATCCCCACGGAAACCGCCGGTAACCCGACGATGATTTCAGTCGCTCTCGCTATTCGCGGTGCCGAGAGCATCGTCGATCAAATCGCCGCTGCTCATACAGCACAGTCCCGCGCTGCAGCGCGCTGA